A section of the Acidobacterium capsulatum ATCC 51196 genome encodes:
- a CDS encoding LLM class flavin-dependent oxidoreductase produces MAFSVSVLDLVSRRPEESAASAIARSVDLARHVEQWGYRRYWLAEHHSIDGLACSATSVLIGHVAGATHTIRVGSGGVMLPNHAPLVVAEQFGTLEALYPGRIDLGLGRAPGGDMQTMRALRRDLRQSGDEFPELLRELRTYLGPEQPGQVVKAYPGQNSHVPVTLLGSSDYSARLAANLGLPFAFAAHFAPDMLEHSAYLYRSQFQPSEGLQRPWLMIGVPVMVAETDPAARRLFTTPQQRFLRLIRNQPVELLPPVDSFNGIWNEWEKITVENKLRAALVGSEATVEEGLRRLIRATEADEVIAVTDTWDHADRLESYQRLAAVASRIAAPGSAELARAR; encoded by the coding sequence ATGGCATTTTCTGTCTCGGTTCTGGATCTGGTGAGCAGGCGCCCGGAGGAATCCGCTGCCAGCGCCATTGCGCGCTCGGTGGATTTGGCACGGCATGTGGAGCAGTGGGGATACCGGCGCTACTGGCTGGCGGAGCACCACTCCATTGACGGCCTGGCGTGCTCGGCAACCTCGGTGCTCATTGGCCATGTTGCGGGTGCGACTCATACGATTCGCGTGGGTAGCGGTGGAGTGATGCTGCCCAATCACGCTCCACTCGTCGTGGCCGAGCAGTTTGGCACGCTGGAGGCACTCTACCCTGGCCGCATTGATCTCGGGCTCGGCCGCGCGCCGGGCGGCGACATGCAGACGATGCGTGCGCTGCGACGCGATCTGCGCCAGAGCGGAGATGAATTTCCTGAGTTGCTGCGGGAGTTGCGGACCTATCTTGGCCCCGAACAGCCAGGGCAGGTGGTGAAGGCCTATCCCGGGCAGAACAGTCATGTGCCGGTCACGCTCCTGGGCTCCAGCGATTACAGCGCCCGCCTGGCGGCCAACCTGGGCCTGCCCTTTGCATTCGCGGCGCATTTCGCGCCAGACATGCTGGAACACTCGGCCTATCTCTACCGCTCGCAGTTCCAACCCAGTGAGGGTTTGCAACGTCCCTGGCTGATGATTGGCGTGCCCGTCATGGTGGCGGAGACAGACCCTGCCGCACGCCGGCTCTTCACGACTCCGCAACAGCGCTTTCTGCGGCTGATTCGCAACCAGCCGGTGGAATTGCTGCCTCCCGTGGACTCGTTTAATGGCATCTGGAACGAGTGGGAGAAAATCACGGTGGAGAACAAGCTGCGCGCGGCACTCGTCGGCTCAGAGGCAACCGTGGAAGAAGGCCTGAGACGCTTGATACGCGCCACGGAAGCCGACGAGGTCATCGCGGTGACGGATACCTGGGACCACGCCGACCGGCTGGAATCTTACCAGCGGCTGGCCGCGGTCGCATCTAGAATCGCGGCACCTGGCTCCGCGGAACTTGCAAGAGCACGATAG
- a CDS encoding glycosyl hydrolase 115 family protein encodes MLFLAVLALFASPARSFAIGQPQYIHFTAVPRGFALAAQGKVAPLVVDSGDWWGVQHAAQNLQMDLHRVTGLKPALSHGPATKASEIVLIGTLGKSALIDQLIQNHKIDVSAIRGQWESTLTQVVDDPLPGVKRALVIVGSDKRGTIYGIYDLSEDIGVSPWYWWADVPVKHHDTLYATQGRWVVGPPVVKYRGIFLNDEAPSLTGWVNAKFGGYNHRFYTKVFDLLLRLRANYLWPAMWNSAFAADDPLNARLADEYGIVMGTSHEEPMMCAEKEWKPSDGPWNYATNANRIDAFWRHCMERDKNYEEVVTLGMRGHNDTPMSKGDNIALMEKIVHDQRQILRQTVNPDLNKVPQLWALYKEVQTYYQQGMRVPDDVTLLWSDDNWGDLRRLPTPDERKRSGGAGIYYHFDYVGAPRSYKWLNTNPIPKVWEQMHLAWRYGATRIWVVNVGDLKPMEFPIEFFLTYAWNPAQWGPDDLQKFTLDWATREFGPKYAPQIAHLMETYTKYNGRRKPELLSPNTYSLVHYNEAQRVYSEWQSLTDEAEHVNQKLPPAYRDAFFELVLYPLKASAIVNELYITAGENALYARQGRVSTNDLAQKARRLFAEDAALAYEYNHELAHGKWNHMMDQTHIGYTFWNEPPVNAMPAVSWVQPLDGPHMAVAVEGSPFAAGGPFPPLRLAAFDVYKQQTRVIQLFNRGNQPFAWTAKASEAWIHLSAKGGTVAKSATVRVSIDWAKVPKGASSGVVVIQQKDGPAVTVRVDTLDPVTPTPASLDGFVETHHYVSIDAAHYTRRTAASGVRWRNIPNYGETLSGMTVFPVTAASILPPKPAPTLEYRVYFFDSGKCSVRAILSPSLNFVPGRGLRYAISFDDLPPKIVDALADASQQAWAKAVSDGVRKITTTLDVPSPGYHTLKLRMVDPGVVLEKLVVAFPNPNAPHFPGMPKKKNPMAPSSYLGAPESYFHMASSGH; translated from the coding sequence TTGCTATTTCTTGCCGTGCTCGCTCTGTTCGCGAGCCCTGCTCGCAGCTTTGCCATCGGACAACCGCAGTACATCCACTTCACCGCGGTGCCGCGCGGCTTTGCACTTGCCGCGCAAGGCAAAGTTGCGCCTCTGGTGGTCGACTCCGGCGACTGGTGGGGCGTGCAGCATGCAGCGCAAAACCTGCAGATGGACTTGCATCGCGTAACTGGCCTCAAGCCGGCGCTGAGTCACGGCCCCGCCACAAAAGCCAGTGAGATCGTGCTGATTGGCACCCTTGGAAAGAGCGCGCTGATCGACCAGCTTATTCAGAACCACAAGATTGATGTGAGCGCGATTCGCGGTCAGTGGGAGAGCACGCTGACGCAGGTCGTCGACGATCCGCTGCCGGGCGTGAAGCGTGCGCTGGTGATTGTGGGCAGTGACAAGCGGGGAACCATCTACGGCATTTACGATCTCTCAGAAGACATCGGCGTCTCGCCCTGGTACTGGTGGGCTGATGTGCCGGTGAAGCATCATGACACGCTTTATGCCACTCAGGGCCGGTGGGTAGTGGGTCCGCCCGTAGTGAAATATCGCGGCATCTTTCTGAATGATGAAGCTCCTTCGCTGACCGGATGGGTCAATGCAAAGTTCGGCGGATATAACCATCGCTTCTACACCAAAGTTTTTGATTTGCTGCTGCGGCTGCGGGCTAACTATCTCTGGCCCGCGATGTGGAACAGTGCCTTTGCAGCCGACGATCCGCTGAATGCCAGGCTGGCCGACGAGTACGGTATCGTGATGGGCACATCGCATGAAGAACCGATGATGTGTGCCGAAAAGGAATGGAAGCCCAGCGATGGGCCCTGGAACTACGCCACCAATGCAAACCGCATCGATGCATTTTGGCGTCATTGCATGGAGCGCGACAAGAACTATGAAGAGGTTGTCACGCTCGGCATGCGCGGGCACAATGACACACCCATGTCCAAAGGCGACAATATCGCGCTCATGGAGAAGATTGTGCATGACCAGAGACAGATTCTTCGGCAGACGGTGAATCCTGATCTCAACAAGGTTCCTCAACTATGGGCGCTATACAAAGAGGTGCAGACCTACTATCAGCAGGGCATGCGAGTGCCCGATGATGTGACGCTGCTTTGGAGCGACGACAACTGGGGCGACCTGCGCCGCCTGCCTACGCCGGACGAACGCAAGCGCAGCGGCGGAGCCGGCATCTACTATCACTTTGATTACGTGGGTGCTCCGCGCTCCTACAAATGGCTCAACACCAACCCGATTCCGAAGGTCTGGGAACAGATGCACCTGGCCTGGCGCTATGGCGCCACCCGCATATGGGTGGTGAATGTCGGCGACCTGAAACCGATGGAGTTTCCAATCGAGTTTTTCCTTACGTATGCCTGGAACCCTGCGCAGTGGGGGCCAGACGATTTGCAAAAGTTCACACTGGATTGGGCCACTCGCGAATTTGGGCCGAAGTATGCCCCGCAAATTGCGCACCTGATGGAGACGTACACCAAGTACAACGGCCGCAGAAAGCCAGAGCTGCTCTCGCCGAATACCTACAGCCTTGTGCATTACAACGAAGCACAGCGCGTTTATAGCGAATGGCAATCGCTCACAGACGAAGCAGAACACGTAAACCAGAAGCTTCCGCCTGCTTATCGCGACGCCTTCTTTGAACTGGTGCTCTATCCGCTGAAGGCCTCTGCCATCGTGAACGAACTCTATATCACCGCGGGCGAGAATGCGCTTTATGCTCGTCAGGGCCGGGTCAGCACCAACGATCTTGCGCAAAAGGCTCGCAGGCTCTTTGCCGAAGACGCCGCACTCGCCTATGAGTACAACCATGAGCTTGCACACGGCAAATGGAATCACATGATGGACCAGACTCATATTGGCTACACATTCTGGAATGAGCCGCCCGTGAATGCGATGCCCGCTGTCTCATGGGTACAGCCGCTGGATGGACCGCACATGGCGGTCGCCGTAGAAGGCAGCCCCTTTGCGGCTGGCGGGCCGTTTCCGCCGCTGCGGCTGGCCGCCTTTGACGTCTACAAGCAGCAGACGCGGGTCATTCAGCTCTTCAATCGCGGAAATCAGCCTTTTGCCTGGACCGCCAAGGCCAGCGAAGCGTGGATTCACCTGAGTGCGAAAGGCGGCACAGTCGCCAAAAGCGCCACAGTTCGCGTGAGCATCGACTGGGCTAAAGTCCCGAAAGGGGCCAGCTCTGGCGTAGTGGTCATACAACAAAAAGATGGCCCAGCCGTAACGGTCCGGGTGGATACTTTGGATCCTGTTACGCCCACACCTGCGTCCCTCGACGGGTTCGTTGAGACGCACCACTACGTCTCAATCGATGCGGCGCACTACACGCGGCGAACCGCAGCGAGTGGCGTTCGCTGGAGGAACATTCCCAATTACGGTGAGACACTCTCAGGCATGACTGTTTTTCCGGTGACTGCGGCGAGCATCTTGCCCCCGAAGCCGGCGCCAACGCTTGAGTATCGCGTCTACTTCTTCGATAGCGGCAAATGCAGCGTGCGAGCCATTCTGTCGCCTTCGCTCAATTTTGTGCCGGGGCGTGGACTGCGCTATGCCATCTCGTTTGACGACCTGCCGCCGAAGATTGTGGATGCTCTCGCTGATGCTTCTCAGCAAGCATGGGCCAAGGCGGTCAGTGATGGTGTGCGGAAAATTACCACAACTCTCGATGTGCCCTCACCGGGATATCACACGCTGAAGCTCAGAATGGTTGATCCAGGCGTGGTGCTGGAAAAGTTGGTCGTCGCCTTCCCGAACCCGAATGCGCCGCATTTTCCGGGCATGCCGAAGAAAAAAAATCCGATGGCGCCGTCAAGCTATCTCGGCGCTCCCGAGAGCTACTTTCACATGGCCTCTTCAGGGCATTGA
- a CDS encoding glycoside hydrolase family 9 protein: MPFRPRAVLLLSMLTTLFLSLPASGADLHLKVTSNGYLRGRGVSVMLYNDTYSPIFFDQKDSAMQIILHGHRVATNGSVRLSPTPEQWSLIPHVDAHQADAANDRLTARMSYPAYHLSYQVVVTAEPGGFRVSVNLDKPLPANLVGRAGFNLEFLPSIYENKSYVVDNSSYGVMPQYPESQMTAYPPKPGDPKPVWYIAQWRKARNYMVPLPFASGHSITLAAGDPLNRVSVTSDSGKIALYDGRNQGLNGWFVMRTMIPAGKTKDAVVWHVRPSYLPNWTRQPMIAHSQAGYATDFSKVAIIELDPNFDAPRTAELLRLASDGSYKKVYEAQVSAPMPWLRYHYVKFDFSSVKQPGLYKIEYAGEKTAVFPIAKNIYDNTWQTSLDCFMAEQMDHIRVRDVYHVWHGLAHMDDAEQAQPNIKEFDGYFTGPNLYSPYKPGQHIPGLNIGGWFDAGDYDSDVFDQLGTVRTMALIEITFHPKWDELSVNETTRNVVMHQPDGIPDVVEQVEHGVLQTLAQVHAVGHPLMGIHSSNLKEYTFVGDGASQTDGRIYDPKLGPNQIKGDYSGKNDDRWAWTNDNMAADYSAVASLAAASEALKGWNDALSKQSLDAAIKLWKSQQGRPMPPMPARFRRFMGAMDWPADLELLIATNGAQPYKQRVEKLFPQMLQQIGFQGWTAVRALPYLDASYKAEFRKALEAYMPQMNRQMAATPFGVPPSRGAWGGSGQVAEFGIQMYFLHEAFPDLVGPQYTLRAANYLLGTHPASNVSYIAGIGTQSKPKTYSNNRGDNSYIPGGMIPGYIVINPDFPECITNFGMLWYEDETTIGAATDWIMEANAAEAIVKQQMAQGASQKAGE; encoded by the coding sequence ATGCCTTTTCGTCCGCGCGCCGTTCTGCTGCTGTCGATGCTCACCACGTTATTTCTCAGTCTGCCCGCATCTGGAGCAGACCTGCACCTGAAGGTCACCAGCAACGGCTACCTGAGGGGACGCGGTGTGAGCGTTATGCTCTACAACGACACCTATAGCCCGATCTTCTTTGATCAGAAAGATTCTGCCATGCAGATCATTCTGCATGGCCACCGGGTTGCGACCAACGGCAGCGTGCGCCTCTCGCCGACGCCCGAGCAGTGGAGCCTGATTCCGCATGTGGACGCGCATCAGGCCGATGCGGCCAATGACCGTCTCACCGCGCGCATGTCTTACCCGGCCTATCACCTCAGCTATCAGGTGGTGGTTACGGCAGAGCCCGGTGGATTTCGCGTGAGCGTCAATCTCGACAAGCCGCTGCCGGCCAACCTCGTGGGCCGTGCGGGCTTCAATCTTGAGTTTCTGCCGTCGATCTACGAAAACAAGTCCTACGTGGTCGACAACAGTAGCTATGGTGTGATGCCGCAGTATCCCGAGAGCCAGATGACCGCTTATCCGCCGAAGCCTGGTGACCCCAAGCCTGTCTGGTACATCGCGCAGTGGCGCAAGGCGCGCAACTACATGGTCCCGCTGCCCTTTGCCAGCGGCCACAGCATCACGCTGGCTGCCGGTGATCCCCTCAATCGCGTCAGCGTGACGTCTGATTCTGGAAAGATCGCTCTCTATGACGGGCGCAATCAGGGGCTGAATGGATGGTTTGTCATGCGCACCATGATCCCGGCAGGCAAAACGAAAGATGCGGTCGTGTGGCATGTGCGGCCCAGCTATCTTCCGAACTGGACGCGTCAGCCGATGATCGCGCACAGCCAGGCCGGCTATGCGACAGACTTTTCCAAGGTCGCCATCATTGAGCTTGATCCGAATTTTGACGCGCCCAGGACTGCCGAACTGCTCCGGCTTGCAAGCGACGGAAGCTACAAGAAAGTTTATGAGGCGCAAGTGTCGGCGCCGATGCCATGGCTGCGCTACCACTACGTGAAGTTCGATTTTTCCAGCGTCAAGCAGCCCGGTCTCTACAAGATCGAATACGCGGGCGAGAAGACCGCCGTCTTTCCCATCGCAAAGAACATCTACGACAACACCTGGCAGACCAGCCTCGACTGCTTCATGGCCGAGCAGATGGACCACATCCGAGTGCGCGATGTTTATCACGTCTGGCATGGTCTGGCTCACATGGATGATGCGGAGCAGGCTCAGCCGAATATCAAGGAGTTTGATGGTTACTTCACCGGGCCGAATCTCTACTCCCCTTACAAGCCCGGTCAGCACATCCCCGGACTGAACATCGGCGGATGGTTCGATGCCGGAGACTATGACAGCGACGTCTTCGATCAGTTGGGCACCGTCAGAACGATGGCGCTCATCGAGATCACCTTTCATCCCAAGTGGGATGAGCTAAGCGTGAATGAGACGACCCGCAATGTCGTGATGCATCAGCCCGATGGAATTCCGGATGTTGTCGAGCAGGTGGAGCACGGTGTGCTGCAAACGCTGGCGCAGGTGCATGCCGTGGGCCACCCGTTGATGGGCATCCATTCTTCGAACCTGAAGGAGTACACCTTTGTGGGCGATGGCGCGTCCCAGACCGACGGACGCATCTACGATCCCAAGCTGGGACCGAATCAAATCAAGGGGGATTACTCCGGCAAGAACGACGACCGCTGGGCGTGGACCAACGACAATATGGCTGCGGACTACTCCGCGGTGGCGTCTCTGGCCGCGGCTTCTGAGGCGCTGAAGGGGTGGAATGATGCGCTATCGAAGCAAAGCCTCGACGCCGCGATCAAACTCTGGAAGAGTCAGCAAGGGCGTCCCATGCCACCGATGCCCGCGCGCTTCCGGCGCTTTATGGGCGCAATGGATTGGCCGGCCGATCTTGAGTTGCTGATTGCCACCAACGGCGCGCAGCCCTACAAACAGCGGGTCGAGAAGCTCTTTCCACAGATGTTGCAGCAAATCGGTTTCCAGGGCTGGACGGCCGTGCGCGCACTGCCCTATCTCGATGCAAGCTACAAGGCAGAGTTCCGCAAGGCACTGGAGGCTTATATGCCGCAGATGAACCGCCAAATGGCAGCCACGCCCTTTGGCGTGCCGCCTTCGCGCGGCGCATGGGGAGGCTCCGGCCAGGTGGCGGAGTTCGGCATCCAGATGTACTTCCTGCACGAGGCGTTTCCTGATCTGGTGGGGCCGCAGTACACGCTGCGCGCCGCCAACTATCTGCTCGGCACACATCCGGCGTCGAATGTCTCTTACATCGCAGGCATCGGCACTCAGTCGAAGCCCAAGACTTACTCCAACAATCGTGGCGATAACAGCTACATCCCCGGCGGCATGATTCCCGGCTACATCGTCATCAATCCAGACTTCCCGGAGTGCATCACCAACTTCGGCATGCTCTGGTACGAAGATGAAACCACCATTGGAGCAGCAACCGATTGGATCATGGAAGCCAACGCCGCGGAAGCCATCGTCAAGCAGCAGATGGCGCAAGGCGCCAGTCAGAAAGCTGGCGAATAG
- a CDS encoding NAD-dependent malic enzyme, which produces MSTSSENHPRTRKVNVAGFNLINSPRLNKGTAFTNRERDLFSLHGLLPPHVGTLEEQVDRRMRAFDDQRTAFHQYAFLRDLQDLNETLFYALLVRNIEKLLPIVYTPTVGEGCMRFSEIWRKPRGVFLSYPNKDRMRQILSHPRYDKVRCIVVSDGERILGLGDQGAGGMGIPIGKMALYTALGGIPPEQCLPVLLDVGTDNEERLANPIYMGWRHARIRGLEYDDFVDAFVQCVKERWPHVLLQWEDFAGANASRLLARYRHQLCTFNDDIQGTAAIAAATLISAIHITGVPLTEQRIVLFGFGSAGLGIANLLVRLMQQKGCTPEKAQERIHAIDVDGLLVEGRANIKDEQKMYARTAESVKGWKQENGAIRIEEVIRQVRPTALIGVSGQAGAFTEEVVRTMAQHVERPIIFPLSNPTSRSEAHPHDLLTWTDGRALVGTGSPFEPMTLRGKTLQVAQTNNSYIFPGLALGIISAKARHVTEDMILAATTELILHLPTCSDSNACLLPPISEARTIARHIGEAVGRQALREGQAQVADEAELLRALDENHWEPAYEEYERE; this is translated from the coding sequence ATGAGTACTTCTTCTGAGAATCATCCGCGTACGCGCAAAGTGAACGTGGCCGGCTTCAATCTGATCAATTCTCCCCGGCTCAATAAAGGCACGGCCTTTACTAATCGCGAGCGTGATCTCTTCTCACTCCACGGGCTGTTGCCCCCGCATGTGGGCACGCTCGAAGAGCAGGTGGATCGCCGCATGCGCGCCTTTGATGATCAGCGCACCGCCTTTCATCAATACGCCTTTTTGCGCGACCTGCAGGACCTGAACGAAACGCTTTTTTACGCGTTGCTGGTGCGGAACATCGAGAAGTTGCTGCCGATTGTCTATACGCCGACGGTCGGCGAGGGGTGCATGCGCTTCAGTGAAATCTGGCGCAAGCCCCGCGGCGTCTTCCTGAGCTATCCCAACAAAGATCGCATGCGGCAGATATTGAGCCATCCCCGCTATGACAAGGTTCGCTGCATTGTGGTCAGCGATGGCGAGCGCATCCTTGGGCTTGGCGATCAGGGTGCGGGCGGAATGGGTATCCCCATAGGCAAGATGGCGCTTTACACCGCGCTAGGCGGCATCCCTCCCGAGCAATGCCTGCCAGTGCTGCTGGACGTGGGCACCGACAACGAAGAGCGGCTTGCAAACCCGATCTATATGGGTTGGAGGCATGCGCGCATCCGGGGCCTGGAATATGACGACTTTGTCGACGCTTTTGTGCAATGCGTGAAAGAGCGCTGGCCCCATGTGTTGCTGCAATGGGAAGACTTCGCGGGAGCGAATGCCTCGCGATTGCTGGCTCGCTACCGGCATCAGCTTTGCACCTTCAATGACGATATTCAGGGCACGGCAGCCATCGCCGCAGCCACGTTGATTTCTGCTATTCACATCACCGGCGTTCCGCTTACCGAGCAGCGTATCGTGCTCTTCGGCTTTGGCAGTGCAGGATTAGGCATCGCGAATCTGCTCGTTCGCCTGATGCAGCAAAAGGGATGCACACCGGAGAAGGCGCAGGAACGCATCCACGCCATCGACGTGGATGGACTATTGGTGGAGGGACGCGCCAACATCAAAGACGAGCAAAAGATGTACGCACGAACTGCGGAGAGTGTAAAGGGTTGGAAGCAGGAAAATGGAGCTATTCGCATTGAGGAAGTGATACGGCAAGTGAGGCCGACGGCTCTCATCGGTGTGTCAGGCCAGGCAGGGGCATTCACCGAAGAAGTGGTCCGCACCATGGCGCAGCATGTGGAGCGGCCGATCATCTTCCCCTTGTCGAACCCTACGTCGCGCAGCGAGGCGCATCCTCATGATCTGCTCACATGGACCGATGGCCGGGCACTGGTGGGTACAGGAAGCCCGTTTGAGCCAATGACTCTTCGCGGAAAGACTTTGCAGGTTGCGCAAACCAACAACTCCTATATCTTCCCCGGGCTGGCGCTTGGCATCATCTCTGCCAAGGCGCGGCATGTGACCGAGGACATGATTCTCGCGGCCACCACCGAACTGATTCTCCACCTGCCGACCTGCTCCGATTCCAACGCATGCCTGCTGCCACCTATTTCTGAAGCTCGCACGATAGCGCGGCATATTGGGGAAGCGGTCGGGCGGCAGGCACTGCGCGAAGGGCAGGCGCAGGTTGCTGATGAGGCAGAACTACTGCGCGCGCTCGATGAAAACCACTGGGAGCCCGCTTACGAAGAGTACGAGCGGGAATAG
- a CDS encoding GntR family transcriptional regulator encodes MANTSTTAARKPRAKKAAAEHGAGLQTAFQKVREMIVHGRLSPGMWIVEADLAQRLGMSRTPVRGALQWLQREGYVIEHKNVSKSRMIVAPLTLEDASELYAIVGHLEGMAGRHVAQFPKEKRLEMVQQLKTLNAGLKAISRGQSGKAADIFDLDSTFHDTVVMAGAGPRLTALYSAIKPQTERYWRLYASSILNDLYTSVTEHEEIIEAIREGNADRVERAMQANWTNGAERLGKVIELFGERGTW; translated from the coding sequence ATGGCGAACACATCGACTACAGCGGCGCGTAAACCTCGCGCGAAAAAAGCAGCTGCCGAACACGGCGCAGGTCTGCAAACGGCGTTTCAAAAAGTGCGCGAGATGATTGTTCACGGCAGGCTCTCGCCCGGCATGTGGATTGTGGAAGCGGATCTGGCGCAGCGCCTCGGTATGAGCCGTACGCCTGTGCGTGGCGCGCTGCAATGGTTGCAACGCGAGGGCTATGTGATCGAGCACAAGAATGTGAGCAAGTCACGCATGATTGTGGCTCCGCTCACTCTCGAAGACGCCTCTGAACTCTATGCCATCGTCGGGCATCTGGAAGGCATGGCTGGCCGTCATGTCGCCCAGTTTCCAAAAGAAAAGCGTTTGGAAATGGTGCAGCAACTGAAAACGCTCAATGCAGGGCTCAAGGCCATCAGTCGCGGCCAAAGCGGCAAGGCTGCCGACATCTTTGATCTGGATTCCACTTTTCACGACACCGTGGTGATGGCTGGAGCAGGGCCGCGTCTCACCGCGCTTTATAGCGCGATCAAGCCCCAGACAGAGCGTTACTGGCGACTCTATGCCAGCTCTATCCTCAATGATCTGTATACCAGCGTTACAGAGCATGAGGAAATCATCGAAGCAATCCGGGAAGGAAACGCCGATCGCGTAGAACGCGCCATGCAGGCGAACTGGACCAATGGCGCCGAACGCCTCGGCAAGGTCATCGAACTGTTTGGCGAGCGCGGCACCTGGTAG